A stretch of DNA from Odontesthes bonariensis isolate fOdoBon6 chromosome 2, fOdoBon6.hap1, whole genome shotgun sequence:
CATCATCAGTTCTCTTTACTTGTATAGCAAACAATGTCTTAATATGCAAAAGGACTAATGAGGGGAGTGTCTGCATCCATTAACGGGTTGAAATGGGAGTGACAATGACGTCTGTGCACGTTCTAGTTTCTCGATGATTTAGAACCATGCGCACAAACAGCTTTATGCATCTGGCCCCAGGAGGTAAAAAGGAAAATTCCACCCAAAACTGTTGCCCATTTGCTGTTAATTCAAGTGTACAACCGTCTTACTTTGCAAGTCTCATCGACAACTCAAAGTGTATTAAGGTGGGAACCAAATTCTCCCACTCTGCCAACATTCATACAGATTATTCTGACATAGTATCCACGGTTACACAACACTGGAAACAACAATTTGTTGAGTGAATCAGATAAAAACCGAACGTGCGGTTAGTCGGACCGACGTCGTACACAATCTAATCTCTCAAAGCTggaacacacccagataatgtgaCTGGGAGTCGAATTACTTCTACATGTATTCGCCTTGCTCGACTTGAATTGGTCTCGGTGTTCCACATATGCTTCAGTTATTATCCAGAAGAAGCAGCTGGTACAGTGTGCATCTTTGTGTTAAGTGTAAAATAAACATGGGGGTTAAGTGCGTATTAATCCagccattttctatacccgcttaatccgtcggtcggatcgcgggggggggctggagcccatccctgcggtcatcgggcgagaggcggggtacaccctgcacAGGCCGcccgtccatcacagggccacacagagacaaacaaccacgcacacacactcctaaggacacttttagagacaccaattaacccaacatgcttgtttttggacagtgggaggaagccggagagaacccacgcatacacggggagaacatgcaaactacaGTGTGCATATTTTTGTTAAAACAGTACAGTGCAAGTGTGTATTaatacagccaaattcccaataaagctgctctcatttcatCCAGAGGCTGCACGTGTCCAATATTATGACTGAAAATCATCCCATTGAGACCATGTGTCAACTCGTGTTCACTTGAAGCTTTTCCAGACCgtcactctgctctaataaaatcctgatttcataaccgcagcctcatctgacaaatcaccattcaagacaacatctgtgcagtaGAGATCCAATCTCCGAGCCACTTTACCTTTGGAGCCACAGCCGCCCAGTATGCCACTATCAATTTTACTCTTCTCAACCGAACAAGCAAACTGGTGTTTTTGAGGTTTTGTCGTTTTAAGACAACCGGTGGAGAAGTGAAAACATCACGAGCACAAAGAGGAATCTTTACCCTGAAAGGCTGATCAGGGATGAAGGGAAAGTAGACGGTGGATGCCTCCTCTTGTGTCCATTTCCCAGAGACCCGGGCGCTGCGCAGAAACTGGCGGTCGCCGAAGCGAGCGGTGAGTTTCAGGGCCACGTCATATGGAGGCTCCTCCTTCTCCGAATCACGACCACAGGTCAGGCTGATGTCAAAGCTGCGGGAGGAAGGGAACAGGTGGAGTCAGCCAGGCCGCATACGGTGCTAAATAAAACGCCTGATGTAGGAGTGCGAGAGCTAAGCTGAGATAAGGCAAATAAATAATTCTGTGGCTGCTGTGTAAGAGAAAACCAACCGTTTGTTAATTATGTATAATCCCTGCTGCTGCTTTTGGTTTACCCACCCACCCCTGCAGCTGTGCAGTTCAAACATTCACAAGCATCTTTGTGAGAGTGTAGCCAAGACGACAGTCACAGATTTCCCAAGAACCGAGATGCAACAATGGAAAACGGTTGTGTATTTTGGAGCAGCTTTCACAGCTGGGACATTCACGTGAACTTTGGCTTGAATACTCAGCAGCAGCCACTGAACAAGATGAAGTCATGGGGAGGTTTTTTCCAACTTTGATACAAGTCTCCATGTCGGGTAAGGACACACCCAAACAAGTCTGCTTCACtggttcttcttttttttcccccttttctccctcttttttcCTGCCTGCTGGTGAAGGAGACGCCCTGTCTCTGCATACTTAAATAGGCACCATTCTCTGTGGCTGCCCACGCATTACTCAGTGTGTCCCGGAGTGGCTGTGCAAGTCTAACTGGCCTAAGAACAAAACGCCATATCTACAAATCAGTCAGTGAGCGCACAGATGAATAAACTTAAATAAGGCTGTTTAAAACACGCAGAGATAGAGCTAGGACTCTGATCAGGTGTGTGCATGCTTTGTGAGATGTTATCGTACCGGTCTGGCTCCAGGTCGATGATGCCCATCACTATGATCTTCTTCCCTGGCCTCATGCCGCCACGGATGCGCCCGCTGAACGGCACCGTCTGCGCAAAGCACATTGTTAAGAGATTGTTAAGCACAGAGCAAACATCAGTTTAGGTTTCTTAGAAGACCGTTCAGGCATGTCCTTACCAGGAGATGTGATAAATCCTCCTTGTCTGGTGAGATGAGGCCGGGGTTCCCCTGCGAGTCGTTCAGGTGATCATCATCCACGTTCTTCAACACCAGTTCAGACAACACAGAATGCAGAACATCATTCATCGTTGTCAGGTGGGACACACGCAGGCCTGCCTGAGGTTAacaccccccaccaccaccaggcTGCAGGCCTTTAAACAATAAATACACAATGTGGCCTCACATGCGGCTTCCAACAATGACAATTATCAGGGACCCTGCCGTCAGCCATCGGATAATTATATAAATTACTCCCGTGTGCTCCCAAAACTGGCTCCATCTTTTCACTGGGATGCAAATGTGCACATTTAGAGCCCCATCTGAGCGGCCTAGATGAGCACATGCCGCCGATACATTTCACCGCAGCCGTATTGGATTTCCCATTCCCTCGCCGATCCCAGATGAAAGAGAAGTCGCCGTGCGCTCCGGAGGCGCAGCGCACGGCGCTCCGCAGTTACAATAAGAGGCGGATAAACCAGATAACGGTGCACTAAAATCAAAACCACAAGTCGCCATGCACAGAAAAATCAACACCAGCACGCCTAATTCCCCGCCCCGGTTCCCGATGTGGCTTTAAAATACTCACTATTCCGTCCTTTTCCGCTGCCTGCACCGCCATCTTGAGCAGAATAACATAGGATGCGTGTTGTCGGAGCAGCCGTGCCGGGGAGCGTGGTGTGTTAGCGTCGTGGCACTGACTCAGGAGGATATTCCTGTTCCTGCCCCTAGTCCTGGGTCCCTGCGTTTGTTCGGGCCTGGCAGAGCAGCAGTCACCTAACAGGACATCCTTCTGCGTTACTGTCTGTCTAAAATGGGAGGATATCTGCTGACGTATGCTTTATAATAATTAGAGACTAAAAGCTTAATCCCCGTCTGTTGGAGAAGGCTAATCAGAAAGATTTCCCTCAACCCTTGGCCCAATTAGGCAACGCGCTTTTTAGTGCTCTTTTtcggttttttttgttgttgactgAAACAGTGGTTGGTTTAATATAAGGACTTCATGCTGCTGTAGCGCGTCGTTTATTCAGTTTGAATGTGATACAGGGCGGCTCTGGCCTGATTTTCCACAGAGCGCACAATCAATAGTTTTGaatgattaaaaacacaaatgtagAGCTCAGAAGCCAAAAATGGAGCAGTTTCTGCGCAATTGTAAAAATGACACGACTTGATTTCCACTGaatgaaaaaacattttcattgacCTGAGCACACAAACCTTATCTGGTGAACTTTAACCTCTTTTTGGTAGTTTTCCCCCTAAACTGACTTAATTTAATGGATCAACTCCGCCCCCTGTGGACATTTGAAGACATTACAACATGTCAATCATTTTCAAAGCAGAACATCTCAACCATACACTCAAAAATGAAacgaaggcccatgttttactGACTTCATAGAAATATGATAGCATGACATAATTGCATTGGAGTTTCCTTAACTTATTTATTCTTGTCTGCCCTACGCATATCAAGCACGTAGGATAATAACTTGTTGaattgttagcccgattctttcattggaagcacaagaacaagctggagaaatcttaagttaaacaaagtatttattagtgGTCACATGTAAAGTATGGCAGCGCTGGACTCTGAGTGACAGAGCCCTGATacccggaaacatttcatattcatgttcacctttatctcacagaggttgtacttacactcGACAGAGTATAATTGGACAGTTGTTAGTGACATGAGTAAGCCATCaaccgtcttcgtcatgttctttggatgtgataaacaacgtgtgtgtgtgtgtgtgtgtgtgtgagtgttgttttagtCGTttatctactgtaccagacgcctaatctgacccagttattttatcccgctacgtcatcttaaagtcttggacatacattgcaTTTATATGAGCAGAGTGGACGAGTACAAACTAGAGACACATATTATTaagtaaaatacagaatatgaatacataatgtctaagaacaaagccaattctaACAGATTAAAGCACAAATGCAGGGCTCAGCTACAGGTTGCTAAAATAAAATAGCCAAAAATGGAGCAGTTTCTGCTCAATTGTAAAAATGGAACGACTTGATTTTCACTGaatgaaaaaacattttcattgacCTGAGCACACAAACCCTATCTGTTCATTGTGGTGAACTTTAACCTCTTTTTGGTAGTTTTCCCCCTAAAACTGACTTAATTTAATGGATCAACTCCGCCCCCTGTGGACATTTGAAGACATTACAACATGTCAATCTTTTTCAAAGCAGAACATCTCAACCATACACTCAAAAATTAAACAAAGGCCCATGTTTTACTGTCTTCATAGAAATATGATAGCATCACATAATTGCACTGGAGTTTCCTTAACTGATTTATTCTTGTCTGCCCTACGCATACCAAGCACGTAGGATAATAACTTGTTGAAtgaacattaaaataaacatgGATAAAAAAGAATCCACACAATTATATGGCTTTCTTTTGGCGCTAAGCAATTCTGGTTGTCTGGGTTGGGTCTACTTGTTTTAAAAACTTGACTAACACTTGTAAAAATTCACTTGGACATAAAATATGTCTTTTGGTCATAAGCTTAGTTGTCAAATGAGACTCCATTTAAGATGTTTGGATGTAGCGATGCAGCTATTTCTGCCATGTTGATGGGAATCTGATGCtatgtttttgtttacattttgatATTGTTGATCTTGGTTGCTTATTCGCTTAGTTTTGGGTGTATTTTCACCATGTATTTTCACCAAAGTTATCGGCATCATGAGGCACGGAGACGCCATAGAGATCCTGAAGGAAAACATCAGGTATTCTGTACATCAGAATAGAAAAACATCAGGTAGTTTTGGACCTGTTGCAGCACAGCAAtccaaaaaaatacagccaAAATGGTCAAGACACAGTTACATTTGAAGTTACCCAGGCGGAGTCCAGACTCTAATCCTATTCAGGGTCTGTGGAGACTACAAGGAGCCGAGAACCTTCAAGCCTTCAAAAAGATAATGTCTGTCAAATTTAATCACTTGCATCAAAATCAAACAtgactttgaattgtttgtagtTAAACTGCATTTCGAGTCTCATCTTATCTGTGGATCATTGTCAtatagaacacacacacacacacacactgctggtgTTACCACTCAAACGTCTATAAAGTTTACTCATTTTATAGtgattaatttgtttttaaagcctcGTTCAGAAAATACAAGGACCCTTTAGGAAAAGAGAACAAGCCAAATACTAAGTTGATATAAATCCTTAAAAGCTTGGCCAGCATTTACGATACGTTACATTTAAGGCAACAGGATCTGCTGTGGGAGACGAGGAGGGCAGAATACTGAACAAAGGAAGACATGGAGATGTACAAATCTGAAGATTATTGAGAGATTTATGAGAGATATTCATTCACTATACTCAGATACGCGTAGATTTCTTCcacttttgtttgtctttggctGCTGTTGGTGGTTATCTTCTACTGTACAGAAAATGTTAGATTTGAcagatttaacttttaactgaACTCCAAAACCCATAAAGTTAAAAATGAAACATTATATTTTAGTATTTATATACAATATTCAGGCTTTGAAAAAGGAACGGTGAATCGCATAACTTTTACCAAGTTGTCAGACCTCAGTTAACTTTTAAGGGGTCTGGATTGTTCAACAACCACGAGAAGAAGACATGTGATGCAAATATTATCTACAAAATATCAAATAGACTGTTCAAACACTGTCTCAGTGATCAGCAGCCAATGGAGCTTCTCAGCAGCTACCCGAAGCTCTGAATCTTTCATGGCCGTGGATGTCGAGGACAAAAAGCGATTATGACCTTTGTGCAGCCTTTGAAAAAACTCTTACTTTATACACTTTTACCTTTCTTACATAAAAACATTGAAGGAATCAGACTCAACAGTCTTTATCAACAATATACTGTGCAAAAACAGTGAAAAGCACTTATAGAACTTCACTAATTGGGTCTCGGACGAATGTTTTGAGGTCTCAGTTTTGTCATTTGGcatcttgttttcttttggagCCAGAAGTGACTATATGTGATaagcatgaaaataaaaaaactgggTGTTAAAGACATTTTTAAGATGTGTTTGTTCAGGTAGCTGAAGAACAAGTCATAATTACAGTGAgccaaaaactgtttaaaacagCTGAACACATACTGTGTTAAATGTTCTGCCTGCTCCTTTGATAagtgatgacaaaaaaaaaacagtcatgaGTCAAAACATGACTGAATGTTCCTCCGTCACCAGGGAATGAACCTGATGTCCTCTTTTACCCAAACAACTTCTCAATCACTCCCAGAGACTCTGTCAGTCAAGCGAGTCAGGCCACCAAAAATACCTCAGTTTGAGGCCCGATATTTGCTGGACCACCAGCACACTTATTTTAAGCTCATGGCTTCATAATAACTAGTAGAAGACATATTTGCTTTAGTGTTCCATGAAAGAAGTGGCAGCTTTTTGAATGTGAGTCTATTGGAGACTTTGTGGAGCCAGCATTTATTGACCTTCAGGGGGATTTCACTCAAAAGACTTTCCACGTTGCCAAGTTGTTGTGTCCATCTCTAAAACAGCTTAAATGCCTGGGACTCTGTTTCCAGCAACAGGAGCATGTCATGGCTGATCAAAGCAACACATGAAATGCATTTTGTTTACGTTAAAGCTGTGAAAGACATGAACATTTCCACTGAGCAAGATCTTTGCTTGTATGAATATAGTTGGCCTGTGAAGTACACTTTTGGAgttacttttctttgtttttccttcatctACAAATCTCAAAGctctgaaaatgaaagaaagtgaTGCTCATAAAGTAGGAAAAGTCTAAAACTTGAAGATGAAGGTCCATAGATGGAGTGGTGGTTCACAATTCAGCATCAGTAACTTTCTATACTTAACATCTAAACAAAGTTTGGTGGACTCTGATTCTGGAGATTGGTAAAATCATGGTTAGATAATCCCTTTTGCCTGTCCATTTCCAAGCTTTTCAAGTTACTACAGACTCCCTCACAGCACCCAAACATTATAAAAATCTGTGGATAGATCTCAGGAAATCAGCACTTCCAAGACAGCCCAAAAAAATCCAACTAACTTAGAAGCTGTGAAACTATTACTGACCTTGCGCTTTGGAAAAAATGCCTCAGAGacaattttttttacttgaataGATTAATTAAATGTGCCAAATTTAGCTTTATGCCTTTTATAAATCAAGTTTCCCTCACAAAACTATGTGTAAAAACATGGATTTTGTTGATTAGTACTCAAAATTTTGTTTTCcactaaat
This window harbors:
- the LOC142396992 gene encoding galectin-related protein B-like isoform X2; the protein is MNDVLHSVLSELVLKNVDDDHLNDSQGNPGLISPDKEDLSHLLTVPFSGRIRGGMRPGKKIIVMGIIDLEPDRFDISLTCGRDSEKEEPPYDVALKLTARFGDRQFLRSARVSGKWTQEEASTVYFPFIPDQPFRIEIHCEHQRFRIFVDGHQLFDFYHKVKSLSTIDSVRIQGDLQLTKLG
- the LOC142396992 gene encoding galectin-related protein-like isoform X3, whose product is MAVQAAEKDGINVDDDHLNDSQGNPGLISPDKEDLSHLLTVPFSGRIRGGMRPGKKIIVMGIIDLEPDRFDISLTCGRDSEKEEPPYDVALKLTARFGDRQFLRSARVSGKWTQEEASTVYFPFIPDQPFRIEIHCEHQRFRIFVDGHQLFDFYHKVKSLSTIDSVRIQGDLQLTKLG
- the LOC142396992 gene encoding galectin-related protein B-like isoform X1 — encoded protein: MCSSRPLRWGSKCAHLHPSEKMEPVLGAHGSNLYNYPMADGRVPDNCHCWKPHNVDDDHLNDSQGNPGLISPDKEDLSHLLTVPFSGRIRGGMRPGKKIIVMGIIDLEPDRFDISLTCGRDSEKEEPPYDVALKLTARFGDRQFLRSARVSGKWTQEEASTVYFPFIPDQPFRIEIHCEHQRFRIFVDGHQLFDFYHKVKSLSTIDSVRIQGDLQLTKLG